The genomic stretch TAGTCAATAATTGGGAgccattttttcattttaatgctTCAGCAAATGAGCACAGACAGTGTCTACGCTACATCAAAATGCACAGTGAATAGATCttaccagttaatgcaggtacagtactgatagtgtgtccACATGCCTGTGCAACCTGGATGATattgtagtgttgcagccatgtacaagctgacaggcaattccctcagtaaaagaaagcaaaaacacagagagcccccaatagtgtattattgatgataaaggaatgccaaagtagcagcaataaaaaatatactcacaagtatgggttgccgggttcaggcaaccacttaaagcacttatggggatattaggcctgtccccactcaggctaaaaagtcgctctctgtagaaggaaagaaggggcgttcacccatccaccaggtggataacaataattgcaatggaaacagaggcgccagcagagtaaaaaatgatcataggtaaaaaaaaagataaaagatggggggcaagggtggacttaccaccccaaaaccaaacacaaccactatgtatggtttaaacatGATTTCATtcgtactccagaacaaatgcaatgcatttcGCGGGTCTCTGGCCCGCTTCCTGAGGCAATAATAAagataggagtaactcagaagttgtgtagccaCGTACAGCGCCAAGAGGATAAAGAAGGGAATGCAGGGAGCCATGGACTAATAGAGGAGCATGCCAGCCAGGACAGAAGAACTGCTACACTACAAAAAACTCTGCAGAGGCTCCACACACCACAATaacattaagggggggggggctggggaagcCCAGTAGctagctcaggggccctgggggttgGTGTGGGATTGTTGCAGAAACAAAGGGACCCCTAATGCTGCAGTTTGGTCTTtttcgggggaggggggtaaatgggggccccaatgtatctAGAGCCTTTGGGTATCTTTGCTGGAAACCTACAATAATTTGATGTACAAATCTATCCATTACACACAATACAAGTTACTGTATAAGGCAGTGTTATGAAAATGAGTAGAAATCAACAGAGAAAGCATAATTCATTCATTAACATGAAAAGTCTTCTGTCACTGTAGTAAAAAGGCACCATGTTACCAGCCAAGGTGAACACACAAGCAATGTTCCTCCATCATCATTGCTGATGTCAGAACCTCTTGGAACAGATTTTTTTATGTGAGTGAAATCATGGAAGTCCAGGCATTACCGTTAGCATTAAGCACTTTCCAACTACcactttagtgcaaaatacacactgagaactgtcatctgattggttgctatgaccACATCCTCACTTTTACTTCACTCctttatctaaaaaaaataattatatctagaagcattaaataaatatatatgttaGCAATAGAATAACCagcttacaaaagtataaattACACTGCGATTATGACAAAATATGCACATTATCTCATATTTGTGagcatatagatatagatattatTCAAAGGATCCCATTTTGTTAACAGTTAAATATACAGGAAGTAATATTAGACTGTAAATCTGTCATGCTTATAACTAACTTGGCATCTAACTTTGCTTTTATTACAGTACCGAAAAAAAGGGCTAACAAGTCTCTTTGCTCACTAAGGTTCCATACTGGACAgtgggagggaggagccaggaacAAAGTAACCCAGCCAACCCTGAAGCTGGCAGTGCGCTGATGCTCAGGAATATCAGAATAATCTGCACTTTAGTTTTCATGTTACTTTATCAAAACAAAGATTACGATCAAATTGTTTTACAAAAACTGTCGTATACAAGATATAATCTGGTTGAAGGAGTCATCTGGGTTCCTTACCAGGCAGGCAACTACGTCACAGTCCTAGCTTGCTTTTATGCCCATCCACACTTGTCTCTCCTGCTGTTACAACAGGTTTATTATCATgttgtgcagcctccatatcatacaGGAGTAACAGTAGAGTACtgtgttaaccattagttaaagcagCAAGGCTTAAATCAAGATGATGCCATTTATTAGGTAATTTAAAAGAAAGAGAGTAAGCTTTTGGCCAAtaggccttcttcagactcttttCCTTTGTAGAATGACAAAATGTTAAAACACACAGCTCACGTACAGTTCAACATGTAATGTCCAAATGTACATGAGCTGTGGGCACTAAGAATTTTTCAGTCTACAGCAGTGGTCCCCAAACTAAGGCCTGCAGAGGCTTATTCACTGGCCCTCCAAAcacaatgtataacttatagatgtggcccactgcacctttaaatgtcAGCACCTCGCATATAgagtagcagtgctggcaccacccatccacatactgtagaagccagcgaggagtcattcgctggcttccagtatgcttcactgtctggtgcacaaaaacGTTCTTCTGGTGCGACATGAttaaatggctgctgctgggagttctcctgtgGGCATGACTGggaggaatcaatacctagattcagtaatgtttttcaacatcattttatgtatgttctgggcCCCCCAGcattctgaagtatgttgactgttaaaatgtttggggacccctggtctacagGAATAGAAACTGAAAAAAGCTTAGTGgaagaaagcttactctttttctcttaagttagccagtaaatattgtcatcctgattcaaaacttaatTAATTAAAATATGGGCTAGCCTGCTAAGGAACTGTCTTCCGATAGAGGAGGTGTGGTCAAGCTGTTGCTCACCACTCTTTCCAATCAGGATGAGACAGAAGGCCTTTGGACTCTCTTACTGTGCAAATGAGAGTCTGCCTGTGATTGAGGGACAACAATCAGTCAGGGGACTGCTGCTGATTTCTTAAAAATCAAGTTATTTAAgacctttttttaattattaagaCATATCAGAACTTACACAAATAAAGGGAAAAGGGAGGAAAGGTTcctataataaactttaaaggtgGACAGGGGCTTTAACCACCTGGCCCATccatgtgtacacagagtggtacAGTTAAGGTTAGGTAGGGACCATAACAAATATTATCTAGGGACCAAGAGCTGTGAATCTAGAGTGCTCAGTGTGCAAATggcaacttaaagtaaacctactTTAAAGCCTCACTAAATTCAAAATACAAATGACAGGACTAAGCCTGACTAGTTCAGTACTGCCCTGCAATTCTGATCCTCAGTGGTGTGCAAGTCTTCCTCTCTACTCCAAGGTGTCCATCTTCACTAAGCCCCCCAGAGCAAGTAACCTCAGATCAGCTTTCTATTGTTTCTGTTTCTACTTCTCTAAAGTGCTGGGTGGGGCACACAATGTttatggaagaaacacacaacaacaCTACCTACAGAAAGCCACAAAAAGAGTTAATAAGACATGCAGTGCAGTGTTGTACTAGTCAGTACAGCGCAGTTTATTTTTGTCAAGGGGGAAATTTAAAAattttgaaggtttttttttcaacttttgaTGCCTGCATATAAAGGGATCCTGTaatgagagtgacatggaggtggccatatttactttcttttaaacaataccagttgcctggcagtcctgctgctcctttttgctgcagtggtgtctgaatcacacacctgaaacaagcatatggctagtatagccagacttaTATCACAACACCGGATGTTCATACTCAATCTGGGTCAGTGGCTGAAAGTATCAGAGACACAGCAGGAcaaacaggcaactggtataggataaatatggcagacttcaTATCCCTCCCACTACAGAATGACCTGCTATTAGTTTACTCTAAATAGCAACCAAAATTACAGACCGTTCCTTTAGCATAAACTATTTCCTGCAATGCAAGGAGACACATTGGACTATGGATTTCCATAAAATACAGATGCTATGACAGACATACTTAATGGAGCAAACTGACTGCACAGTACTGAGTGCCTTCAGAATGTATTACGGCACATATAAACTTAGCAATTCTACATCATTTGCTTTTTATGTAAGCAATTTCATTTCTTTCATTTCTATCCGAAAATAACGCTGCATCTTCCCGTTTGGCTGTTTTAGCTGATTTAGTTGGTATAAAAATGTTCAAAGAAACTGCAGcatggagcaacttagtctttaaGCCACCTGACCGTAATGCTGGGCCTTCCAAAGAGCCCGCACTTATAGAACTGCTCAGCAACAAACACCGGTGAATGTGGGACAATTGCACTTGCTGAAGAACTTTTATAGCCCCTTCGGTCTCACACTACATTTATGCCCCGATCATGTCCATCAAGCTGGATTTTCAATCTGTGGAGTTCCTCAATCTCTCGGTGGTGGCGCTCTGTTTTGTGCCTTACCAATGTGCGATAAAAGTGGATGGTAAATATGACAAAAAGGATGCCAACAGGAACCATGATGATGGTGGAAATCAGCGCTGAGTTCCATCCTGCATTCCCACTTGGCTTCTGAGGGTTGGTGGTTTCATTGCGAACTTGAGGAGAGTCAATGGGTAAGAATTTTATCCAGCACAAAAGGACCACTTCCGCCAGAAATAGGAGGATCCCGAGAGCCGTGGAGAAGCCCCACGCCAGCTCTATGTAGTGGTGCATGCGGTCATGTGGAGATTCGTTGACAGAGTTCAGGTTGTGGATGTTACTCACAGCTTCTACATTGGGAAGTATGCATGTGCTGATCAATAGTGCAAATAGGTGAACAGCCACCAGAACCGTAGTGCAAGCACTGAAAGCCACAAGCAATGCCTGCGGGTAATCATACTTCATCTCTAGCTGAACTTCCACCATTGCCACCTGAAAAAAAGCAATAcatgaaaaataatgtaaaaagctcataaacaacaaaacaactAGAACACACAAGAACACGTGTGCACCTTCCGCCAtacatgtatcataaaacgctatttaaatagcattttatgatatatttatcagcagaacggtgcgccatttttcactctgcgccatttttaactgtacgcATTTACAAAAGCTCTGGCCTGGGCACCAATCTTCTTCACTCCTGCAGCTGTTGGCTGCTGTGCTGCATCcttgtcacctgacccacatcagTTCACGTGACACATCGGGACCCATACAGAGCGGATTTAGCAAAGCAGCTGCAAgctgcaggaagtgaagaggacctgtgccCGAAGGTTTTGTGTGTACCCTACACACTGCTCTGCATTTCATCTGTGGGAGGAGGTCAGTTTAATTCTCAAGCAACTAAAACCTACAAATATCCAACATTGGGCAATACCTGCCTGTGCCAGAAAATAGTGCTCTACTTTATTCCTGCATTTCTTTTTGCTGTGtatatttgtttacattgtattataggggggcgttttgcaggagatcgagcATACCGATGCGCgagcatctccacttgaatgtcTCCCAGCGGCTATCACTGCtagaagactgttagacagcgaaaccgcagtctatttacaatgtacagcactgcaatctaaggcagtgttgtactggggacagctgtgacactcggctgtccccctgggaggctcagagagcgattggcactcataggctgatgtctatgagagccgatcgctgtgattggctgtcggggggagggagggaaaaaataataataataaagggaaaatttataaaaaaaacaacaacaaataagtaaaaaaaataaacaaacatcccagcagtgatcagagcccaccaacagaaacctctgttggtgggcaggaaaggaggggggggaatcacttgtgtgctgagttgtacggccctgcagcgagcccgtaatgctgcagtggcctgaattgtaaaaaatagcctggtcactagggggggtgtaagcctacggtcttgaagtggttaataagcagtaatccccatctggcagcaggctaagcaggaagtgacgctcacttcctgtggccgaatcgATGACgtgcgcagaagtgtattgctGAAATACGCTTTCACGCAAGACTTGCGGCGGTCTTTATTAAATTTGCAcgttgccatagacttgcatgacttccgGTCCTACGTACAAGTCGCCCATTAATGTAGGCATGCGCTCGTGTTAGATAGGGTACTTCCGGCGCACCGCACGCTGTATGAACTACTCTATTGGCTTTCATTGCCCGAGCGGCAATGTGGTAAAACTGCGCTAAGCAAAGGCCCTGAAGCAACTTGCGGCAGAATCGGGATTTCGGCATATTACCCAATCAGTTGCTTGTAAATGTGTGATCACTCAAAGACTAATAAAGCAATTGTTTATGGGAAGTTCTAGATTGGTCTACAGGAAATGCCATCTTATCATTTTGATTGGATAGTTCGCTGACTGAAGTGAATACTTGCTAATGTGTACTAATGTGTACTGGCTTAAATGGCTGGAAGGAAAAGTTGCGCAATAGGTAAGGAAACCCCATGTTGGCGGTGACAAACATTAGGCCTTTGGAAACTGTGGCTGATTGGGGAAAGGATGGCAAGTACTGCGGGCACTTAAGTTACAAGTACTTTAAAAGTACACTTTTCCTAGAAGAAATCGTTTTTTTTATTCcacaaaaaaatgtgcatttGAAGTACTGTCAAAGATAACAAAAAAAATCCAAGTTacattatttttttgtcttcatcTGTGAAAGGAGTTAGAattaatcctgctgatcctctatcaAAGAAAACAGCATTTCTGCATTTTTGGCAGGATGTCAGAGTTAAACCAACCATCTCAGACATTCCTTGAGGCTTCTGTTATATTCTTCCAAGCTTAAAATACTACTTTACAAGACAATAAAATTGTCCTTATTTAGAGAGAAAATCGAAGAGCTGATTCAAGAGTCTACAATTTCCATTTCTCAAAAGCATTACTTTTATTCTAATCAAAATAAGAGTGTTAAAGTGAAACCTTAGCTAAAAGCTGctcttattttttgtttttcttaagacAGAGCAAGGCTGGAACAGAAGTTGTGAACTTAGAgcttttttttcactgtgtttcAATCAGTAGCGTTGCTAGAGATTTTTATGGGGCCATCAGATATAGGCACTGTTgaacaatgccacctgcccctaccctatggatatgagttggcTTGGCAATTTACATTTGCATGTAATGTACACTGTGTATGTAAATGGCcagtgagacaaagtcagagggtggagaaacaaagtGCACATATCAAGTACCATCTGGGTCCCCTCCTctctagggccccatagcagttgctatggctgttaTAGCTAATGCGATGCGCCTGGATTCAATGCTAAAATCAGATACTATTTGCCAGTGATTCACCAATCAAAGGGCAGCAAATGCAAATGtagtgcatgctgcatttttcctgtgtttttcTTTGCGATTCTATGTTATTTTCTTTGTGGTTCTCTATGTAACACCCACCCTTTTGCAAACACAATCAGAACGTGAAATTCGATTGATCCCACAGAAAATCACACCACAATCACATCACAGAGCGATTCTGATCATGATCACAGTTTGCTGTGGAAGAGAGCACTAAAGCCTCTTTTACACAATATGTTGAAAAACTGATGTGTTTTTACAttctatagcagtgcattgtggaaaaGTTTTCGGGTTTCCAGCGTAGTGTGAAACAGGcattagagaaacatggacattaccttgcacatcagcaaCTGATTGAGGCCACTTTCACACTGGCGCAATGCATTACCCTGTTTTGCTGCAGGGTAATGCAACGCTAATATAAGTCTaaggggcatttcatacctggtgCGGTGTGATGCGTTGCACCCAAAGTCGCACATTTGGCACGGATCCCCCCGCTGTGTGAAAAAGAGGCGTGACGGCCGCAATACCGGTGGAGCAGTCCACCGGGGGTTCCCACTCTGCCATCTACACCCTGCTTGTATCTCGGCTATCTTATCACATATGTTGTTGTCCACACATGGTCACATTTGATCTCACTTCATAGCAGCTAGGTTTATGGGTTATACTATTAGGCACTGTAtcattttgttttttgctttatgTGATTTATACCGCTTTTTGCACATACTATTGCACTTTGTTAGCTGAGTCACTGAACCGGGTTCAGGAGAGCTCTAATATAGAGCATCCTGAGTGCTCGCATTGACAATATTTGATTTTACATTATATTGctcaatatatatgtatattatggaTTGTGTGTGTATGAGGTTATGGCTattctttttaattgtttttaactatGTTGTAGTGGTTCATATTGTTCAATAATTATTTTCTATACTGTATTATAAGCTGGTGTAGTGCTAGTTTTCTGGGCTGAATACTTTTCCTTCTTTAAAAACTGTTATTTACAGCCCAAGCACACACCCTTGGGGCTAGAGTGCAGTGATATTTCTTGATTTTCGAAGTCGCAAATTTGACGCATGGGCAACAGTGCCTTGTCGGGCAACATGCGTGGCAACATGTGGCTACCagaagtcatgcaagtctatggcgatgcaggttTTTAAAAATTTTCGGCGTTAGCGCTGCGGCGCGAATGCACGGAAGCTTACTTTTTCAATACACTTTCATGCAATTAaaatttcggccacaggaagtgagcgctagagagtctcacttcctgcttggcctgcagccagaagggagattacCGTGCATTGCcacggtaatccccgaaggctatTTTAGCGGTGcggtgtgaaactggccttagtGTAAAAtgaccctggcccatatgcaattaatgttttcacctgagttatctcctaggagatcattttttatcttctctgtaaaaaaacttttaattgaaaatgtacccaaaagtaggttaaaaagtactcaaaattattttgattgttttcttgcttgctagtttttttaaaaggcattttattgacacggtgtgaaaatatccccttgAAGAAAActggggagaaaaagtggattgccTATGGGCCCCTCTGTCCCAGGAAATCCCTATGGTGGGTTTGGAGAGGCGGTGTGGACCACCACTGGTGAAGCAGGAAGTAGCTATATCCTCTGATCACTGTGTCTCCCTCTCGTGTTTGCATtctcattattattttttcataaaTCGCTAAGATAATATGCAGAGCTGTACAAAAACTTATACCGTAAGCATGTAAGTCAATTATAAGTACTGCAAGTTGTAACTATAACACTGGAGGAGAGGACACTATTCAGTTAAGCGTACAATCTGTCTGTGAAGTGGAGAAAATGTGCATCATCTAtgccctgtatgtacagtatatggtgaAGAAATTAGTGGTGGCATTTAGAACATTATGTGACTGCTGTGTGACCAGAATTACATAGGAAGCCTGTACTGGAAGGAAGTGGCTCTGTTATCAGGTTCTGTGTAACACATCAGCAGCTCAGACAGCAGCTGTTCAAGTAGCCGTACATCATATTACt from Hyperolius riggenbachi isolate aHypRig1 chromosome 2, aHypRig1.pri, whole genome shotgun sequence encodes the following:
- the ORAI2 gene encoding protein orai-2 isoform X3 yields the protein MSSELNIPVDPATPAVSERENKGMDYRDWVRRSYLELVTSNHHSVQALSWRKLYLSRAKLKASSRTSALLSGFAMVAMVEVQLEMKYDYPQALLVAFSACTTVLVAVHLFALLISTCILPNVEAVSNIHNLNSVNESPHDRMHHYIELAWGFSTALGILLFLAEVVLLCWIKFLPIDSPQVRNETTNPQKPSGNAGWNSALISTIIMVPVGILFVIFTIHFYRTLVRHKTERHHREIEELHRLKIQLDGHDRGINVV
- the ORAI2 gene encoding protein orai-2 isoform X1 → MLSEAEPYHLSTTAVYFAQGQVNAMGHIHGMLLEATMSSELNIPVDPATPAVSERENKGMDYRDWVRRSYLELVTSNHHSVQALSWRKLYLSRAKLKASSRTSALLSGFAMVAMVEVQLEMKYDYPQALLVAFSACTTVLVAVHLFALLISTCILPNVEAVSNIHNLNSVNESPHDRMHHYIELAWGFSTALGILLFLAEVVLLCWIKFLPIDSPQVRNETTNPQKPSGNAGWNSALISTIIMVPVGILFVIFTIHFYRTLVRHKTERHHREIEELHRLKIQLDGHDRGINVV
- the ORAI2 gene encoding protein orai-2 isoform X2; the encoded protein is MKRWTSPKPVSSVRFLPPTLEATMSSELNIPVDPATPAVSERENKGMDYRDWVRRSYLELVTSNHHSVQALSWRKLYLSRAKLKASSRTSALLSGFAMVAMVEVQLEMKYDYPQALLVAFSACTTVLVAVHLFALLISTCILPNVEAVSNIHNLNSVNESPHDRMHHYIELAWGFSTALGILLFLAEVVLLCWIKFLPIDSPQVRNETTNPQKPSGNAGWNSALISTIIMVPVGILFVIFTIHFYRTLVRHKTERHHREIEELHRLKIQLDGHDRGINVV